TGGAAGCTGCCCTTGCTTAGCAAGTGCACTGTTTTTATCTAAGTGTTTGCTGGTTTGGGTTGGGTTGGGGGGGTTGCTGATAGATTTGGGGAGTCTAACTCTCCCCTAGCCAGCCTTTAGTGCCATCATTGCCCTTCCTCCAACCTTTAAAATGACTACATTCCAGAGTATAAATCATGTTTCCTGCAGAGCTGAATTTGAACTCAGCTCTAATTGAGAGGCCCCATATGTTTGATTAAGAGCCTGGGCTTTGGCGTCAAGACCTGAGTTCCAGTCTGCCCAGGACAAGTTACCTAACTGCTgtgatcctcagttttctcatctttaaaatggggataataattaaTATGTATCTTACGGGATTTAGACTCTTAACTAGTGAGTAGTTAGTGCTGTTATAAATAACTGGGATCTATTTGTTGTAGTTGTTACAGGAACTCTGGGAATAAAGAGAAGAGAGACTTGGGGTCCCAGAAGAGAAGGGAGACAGGGCCTAGTCCCAAGGCTGTTGAAGAAGCTGGGATGGAAAGAACTGCTCAGGCAGTACCCTCACAGGGAACTGGTACTGAAGAAGGAGTGGCAGATAGAAGCAAGGGCTTTCTAGGGTGGGAGACCCTGGGGTAGAGCTGAGAGGAGCCTCTCACCCGTCTAGCTCCTTGGCTAAGAAAGGTGCTGCTTATTGTAGCTGGAGGGGTGGAGTCAGGACTGCTAAAAGGACTTCCCATGACTAGAGGTGGGAGCAAGGGAATGCAGAGGCTCTTGAAGAAGAGGCAGTGTCCCTGGTTGGTGGAGCCCAGGCAGCCTCCACAGTGACCTTTGCTTCTTCATCACAGTTCAAGGAGGAAATCTCCCGGAGATTTAAGGCTCAGCAGGATCAGCTGGTCCTGATCTTCGCAGGCAAGATCCTCAAGGATGGGGACACACTGAACCAGCATGGGATCAAGGATGGGCTCACCGTCCATCTGGTCATCAAGACCCCTCAGAAGTAAGTTCAGGAGAAGAGCAGGTCCAGCTTCaaattgggatttttttcccccatctgaTACTTTCTTACTTGTCACTCAACTGTACCTGGAAGACCGATGCCAAGGCCTAGGAACGTGGTTCTTGGAAGGATTGCCAGGAAGCCCTATGATCTCATCTGCAGGGGAAGGGAAGCTGACTTACCTCTCCCTGAATGCCCTGAAGACAGAGAACACTagctcctccctccccttgtCTGATTTACTGACTGACCACCAACATCACCCTGTCCCAGCCACAGGGTTGCTTAGGAGGTGCCTTAGGTTAGGGCTGTAGCTGCACAGCAAACATAGAAATCGTTGTCTTCCCTTTTGTGTTCACTTCGACTAGAATTTTTCTTTGTCCCCAGGGCTCAAGATCCAGCTACTGCCACTGCTTCTTCCCCTTCCACTCCAGACCCAGCCTCAGCACCCTCCACCACGCCTGCTTCACCTGccacccctgcccagccctccacCTCTGGCAGTGCCACTTCAGATACTGGCAGTGGAAGCCAAAGGAGCAGTGGGGGGGGTCCCtccccagggacaggggagggaCCTCCCAGTGCCACGGCATCCATACTCTGTAAGCCCTTAGGGAGAAGGGCACTATTCTTATCTGGGCTAGGGAGTGGGGGAGAGCCAAGAGGAGGGGGAAATATGGTCCCTGCTCCTGGTCTGATGGGGATGGAGACCCCTGGACAGAGGGTTCCAGACATTGGTACTTGAGACAAGCAGGGGAGGAAACCAGTCTGTGAGGGGAGCATGGTGAAATGTTAAGAGTGAGGGGAGCAGTGGGGCTGGAGATGTGGGGAACCCTGGGTGAGGATATTGGAATTTGGGAAGAAGGTGGGTCCAACAGTAGCCAGTTAGGGGATATTTATTTGCTCATTCAATAGGCCGTCACCGGTTGCCCTCTGTGCTCAGTACTGTGCCTGGCTGTCAGCCTCTACCATCAAAGAGGTCTCAGTCTAGTAGGCTCACATCTCTTTGCCAGCTACGCTGGGGCTGTGGAAATGATTGGAAAAGGGAGATGTGAGAAGCAGAAGGGGCCCATCCTGGAGACCTGAATTCAGTGGCTCTGGCCAGGTAGGGGAAGAGTCTTGTGACAGACTGtgaccctgccccctccccacagctgGCTTTGGGGGCATCCTGGGCCTGGGCAGCCTAGGCCTGGGTTCTGCCAACTTTATGGAGCTGCAGCAGCAGATGCAGAGGCAGCTGATGTCCAATCCTGAGATGCTGTCACAGATCATGGAGAACCCTCTGGTCCAGGACATGATGTCTAACCCCGACCTGATGCGCCATATGATCATGGCCAATCCCCAGATGCAGCAGCTGATGGAGCGGAACCCCGAGATCAGCCATATGCTCAACAACCCCGAGCTCATGAGGCAGGTGGGTCTAGAGAGAAGGTTGAGGTGTGGAGGTTACCGGGCACCCAGCCATGCCCTGACTGGCCTCTTCTCACCTTTTCCTACCTtgacttgttcattcattcattcattcattcatgcattcagccATGTTTTGAACACTGGAGCACACAGTGATAAAAAGACATAGACTTAGCTTTACAGGAACTTCTGGTCTCAAAGGAAAGTAGGACAAGTAAGCAGGCAGTTATAAGTGGTCAGTGCTATCACAGAGATAGTCAGAGGATCCCCTGGGTGCACACAGAAGGGTTCCTGATCCTACCCTGGGGCTCAGGGGAGGCCCTAAAGGAAGTGTCACCCAAGCTGAGACCAAAAGAAAGAAGGCTGAACCAGAGGAAGATAAAGAGAAGAGTGTTCATGGCCAagggacagcaagtgcaaaggcctggGAATAAAAGATAATAGGGTGATTGGGGAGCATTtcagctgggcagggccaggtgggtaAGAGAGAGCCAGGGGAGGCAGTTTGGTGTTGGTCTTTGGGAGCTCTGTCTCATGTTCATCCACCAAGGGACTAGGCTAGACAGTCTCAGCAGAGCTGTGGACGCTATTGCTGGACCCACCAGATAAGTTCCAGAAGGGTAAGGATTCACAAGTGCTTTGTTcactgcctagaacagtgcctgatataTAGTAATCACtcaatagttattattttttgtatatacatatttttattataagtaCTTATTGAATGAAGGAGTTGTGGGATAAGAGGTCAGTGTCCTGTTGTAGACATAAAGGTGTCTTGGGAAGAGGCACGTGTGGAGAAAATTTGGGAAGAAGGACAAGGAAGGGATTCCCAGCTGGGTGGGAACAAGAAGCAGCTatgttcattttctctgccaTGCACTGCTGTCCCCTGGAGCTAACAGAAGCCACCCTTTCCTCATTGACAGTGAGCCATTGGCTCCCAAGAGAAAGCCCTCATTCTGTTTCTCAAGATTCAGTGAGGCCAAAGACCTGGCATGGGATCTGAAGGTGTTGCATTGTCTTAGCTAGAATCCTTTCCCTCCCTAACTTGTAGTCATTTGCCAGAAACCATAGTACTGTCTTGGTTAGACAGACCAACCTGACCTTGAAACCTGGCTCTACCACTAACTGGCTGTGTGTCCCAGGCAGTGagtctctgagcctgttttctcatctgctaaATAGGGACAGAAATACCTACACGGATGGTTATCATGGCAATTGAATTCTGTTAATCATTTAGCCCAGTGCCTATATGTAGCAatagatgtttgtttgcttgcttgtttttattgatgtatagttgatttacagtgtctcagcaaactgattcagttagacatacatatatgtgttctttttcatagCCTTTTccataataggttattacaagatactgaatatagttccctaaaTAGacgttatttttctcttttgcctcCTCCCCTTTCTCATGTCCTTTCTTATTCAACTCCCTTGTGTTCCCTAATGCTTCTGTGGATCCTCTGAACCTGAGGGAGGGCAGCTGCTGCTCTCACCCCATCTGGGATCATTGTACCCCAAATAGGCAACGAGAATACCCACAGGGAGGTAGGGTTAGAGCCAAGATGACAGTAGAGGAAGGAAGTCCAGTTCAGCCTACTCCCTGCCACTGTAGATCAGGTCCTGGGCCCTGGACCCTGGTCCTGGTGCTGGTCCTGATGTGGACTCTCTCCTCGGGGCCCATTCTCTGATCCCCTGGTTCCAGAGcccattctctctctttcctttctccactAGACGATGGAGCTTGCTCGGAATCCAGCCATGATGCAGGAGATGATGCGGAACCAGGACCGGGCCCTGAGCAATCTGGAGAGCATCCCTGGAGGATATAATGCCCTCCGCCGCATGTACACAGACATCCAGGAACCCATGTTTAGTGCTGCCCGGGAACaggtggggccaggggctgggccgtGGGAGGGCAGTCTGGGCTCGGGATTACCTACCCCCAGACCCAGGCAAGCCTGGAGTGCTGTCtgctcctctttccttccctagCCCCCTGAGGGTGGGCCCTGGCTTGAAAGCGGTTCTCACAGTGCATAGCCAGGGATGGTCCAACTTGGCATGGGACTGAGGCACTAGGGCAGGCGATAGCCGAGTTCCTTAGGGAAGTTGGGGACGTGTAGTGTCCAAGGGATTTGACATTATACTGACAAACGTCTTGCACCAAGGTCTCAGAGGTTGTGGGGCAGGCCTGGGGTCAAACAGCCAACCCTAGCACAGTGTGTCTCAAGTGTGGTCCACAGATCACCtgcttcagaatcacctggggagcttgttaatCATGAGCTTCCTGGTCCCCACCTGTGAGCTACTTATTGCATCAATCTCTGGAATCAGGCCCTgagaatatgcttttaaaaatgctttatgaaTTCTTTCCATATGTACAAAAAGTACAGAGAAAAATATAGCATTCTCTTTTATCCTTGTTGCCCTAACATGTTGTCATATATAATTTCAATGCCTTTTGGggttctttttaaagtttaatttacaTTAAATACATTATACATTTACCTGTTTCAAAAGTCAAAACAAACGAAACTCAAAAGTAAACAAAAGGGTATTAAAATAGTATGGAAGATTATACAAGCGCAACAAAGGTATGCAAAAGGgatccttctgtttccatcttatAGCCATCTCTGTAACAAATGTTTTGGTTTTGTATGTTTTCCTagacatatttaatatttatttgcaaATAAGACATTACGGGATAGAATTGCAGCCTTCACATACCCCTCCCCTATCTTAtacctctctttccctctccggAGCTAACTACCACCCTAAAGTTGGTGTTTGTCATTTCGATTATTTTATTACCTATGTATGTATCCATAAATAATCTATAGTATCATTTTGCATATTTTTCAGCTTTATAGAAGTGGTATCATGCTGTtcacataattttaaatttactttttaaaaacttctaaaaatgttttcttgaagaataaaaatagcTGCAAGAAAGGTGCATGTATCATAAGTGTACAGCTTGGTggattttcacaaactgaacacaCCCTCCTTACCAGCACCCAGGTGGGAAGGTGGGAcctcattttactttttccttgtgGAAAGGAAAAAGCACCATATGCTGAGTGGCCTGTGCTGTCCCAACGGATTCCTTGTTCATACTGTCTCTGCCCGACACCAAATGAATGTGTGCCTTGCTGACTGTCCCTACAATGATACCACATTgtctttaggtttatttatttactcatttatcttaatggaggtagtggggattgaacccaggaccctgtgcatggtaagcacatgctctaccactgagcctccCCCAACACATTGTCCTATTAAGTCTGGGCATCAGCTAGGGTgaaaccccctcctcccaccctactAGCTTATTCCTCACCATCATCTTGGTTATTCTTAACCTTtgctcttttaaattttagaaagtgCTTATAGGGGTCAACTGtgagtttttaaaggaatttatttgcttatttttaagttttattttatttaagtatCTAAAATGCatatcaaagtaacacatgtacctggttaaaaagaaaatcaagtagTTGAGCGAGGCTTTTAACAAGCACCCAGCTAATTCTGATGTACTCTAATGTGTGAGAACCACTGGTTCAGCTAAAAGAACatagcatttgaaaaaaaaaaaaaaagaaatagcaattTGGTATCAACAAACCTCAGTTCAAATACTACATCATTCTTTAATAGTGTGATTTTTAAGTGAGTTATTTAATCTCCCTGAGCCTTCATGTCCTCCTTTTCAAAATGGAGACAATGTATTATAGTAGTATTCTCTATCATTTTGGCCTCTGGACCCCTTTATATGCTTAAAGATTATTGAGGACTCGAAAGAGCTTTGGTTTTTGTGGGTTAGGTCTATTGATACTCACTGTATCtgaaattaaaacagaattttaaaaaatttattagcttatttaaaaataacaataaatctaTTATACATTAGCATAAATAGcatattcttttgaaaaataactttatttcccAAAACAAAACATTAGGGGAAAGAGTGGCCTTGTTTGACATTTGTGCAGATCTCTCAAATGTCTGGCTTACTAccagacagctggattctcacatctgcttctgcattcaatccGTTTCAATGTCACATGTAGCCTGTGGAAGACTCCACTGAATACTTACgagagaatgagagtgaaaaaggcaaattacATCTTAGGattataaaaacaatttttaaacctTGCAGGGGTCctaggaccacactttgagaacgaGTGTATTAGAGGGATATTGTAAACATTAGAATAAATGGatcaggcacatagtaggtgctcaataaatggcagctatTTTCACTTTAGGGAGTTCAGGTAAGAGATTCAGACTTTAGGGTGTACCGGGAAGAGCAAAGCAGGACCCAGAACTAGGTGGGGTTGGGTGCTCACAAGTTACCAGAACAGGAAATCTGAAACATTGACAAGGACTGAAACTGTGGTGCGTAAACCCTGGCTTGCAAGCCCTGTTATCTGAACAGGCATCTGGTAAGGTAAAGGAACCACAGCTCAGAGCAGGAGAGTCCTCGGTCAGCCCTGGTCCCCATGACCCACTTTGAGTAAATAGGAAAGTGGATATGAAACTCCATGGTGGGGAGGGGCTAAGGATGCTCAGGTGCCTCCTGCTTAGGTCAGGACCTCCCTGGGACTCCCTCAGCCAGGACACCCCTTGGACAGAGCTCTTTCCTGAGTGCCAGCGGGTCCAGAAGGAGGAGGTTTGGGTGCTACCCTGGGCAGCCCACTGAGGTGGGGTGTAGACCCTGAGACTATCCTAGGTAGACAGTGGGGGGCCTGGTGGTGAGGAGGACTGTTTAGCTAAAGCAGCCAGTCTGAGGAGATAGGCTGtcgggagggaggggaaggaggagatcGCATGGGAGAAGCAACAGAAGGAAAAGACCTAGGGAGGTTGCTTAGCCAGAGATGTGCCCTACTAAAGAGCTCTGTTGTGGTGTGCCTGGTTGGACAGAATGCCACGTGGGGGACCCAGGGGGTGAGGGACAGGGTTCCAGGGAGTTAATCTTCGACCAAGGTGGCTAGAAAAGGGAAAgttgcacctgaaactaacacagtgttatatgtcaattacagctCAATCAaattggagaaaataataaataaataaataaataaataaataaataaataaataaataaataaataatttaaataagggaaaaaaagggtGAGAGGAGAGCTGGAGGCAGAGCAGGGTTGACTAGAGTGCCAGCTCCCATCAAGCCAATAgttacttattgagcacctactagtGTCAGGAGCCAGGAGTGCAAATTGAATCTGACATTGTCTCGGCCCTTTAAGAGCTAAGGAAAACAAATATCTCTCTACACAACAGGAAAGGTGTGTGTAAAGTACTATGGGGCACCAAGGAGATTAGAAATCAAATATTTGGAGTCACCAGGGGAGATGGGAGGTTTCCAGTTATCTGAGGGGTCCAGTTATCCCATCATTAGCAACAGCCAGCTCCAACCCTGTAGGATGAGGGTGAAGCTGCCCATTGTGGGGCCAGAAATTGAGCTGAGGACCTCCAAGATCTTTCTCCCGtttctggggaaggggaggataTTAGGTGAGAGGAAAGAAAGGGCCCAGCCCTTATCCCtgatttgtttcagtccttaaccCAAAACCTTTCCCTCCTCCCAGTTTGGCAACAATCCCTTCTCTTCCCTGGCCGGGAACTCCGACAGCTCATCCTCCCAGCCGCTGCGGACTGAGAATCGAGAGCCCCTCCCTAACCCCTGGAGCCCCTcgccccccacctcccaggccccCGGGTCCGGTGGGGAGGGCACCGGAGGATCGGGGACCAGCCAGGTGCACCCGACAGTCTCGAACCCCTTTGGGATCAATGCGGCTAGCCTGGGGTCAGGTATGTCCTAGGGTGGAAGGAGCTTAGTGGGGTCACCAGGGCAGTCCCTCTGCCCCAGGACTGAATGGGGTTCACTCTGCTCCAGAATATTGAAGACAGAGGTGAGACTGTATTGAAGCCACAGAGGGGGCTCTGCAGCTTGGAGTAATGGCCCCACCCCTCAGTGGGTGAGGGTTGGTTCTAGCCCTGTCATTATGTCCCTAGGAGTGACCTAAGTAGTGGCTCATGAGTAAACCAGACCCTACCTCCTAAGCTCTTTCAACACTGCTGGTGCTATTCAGTGTAAATGGGTCAGACTAAGGAGAGGGGTGTGGGAGAGGAATCAGGGGACAGGCATATGTGAGGCTTGGGGATAGGGATGTGCAGAGCTGCCTTGTACAGAAGTGCAGGTTATGCACTGCACAACCCTGGGGGATGCCTCATTTATCTGCACTATGACTGTACATACGACCCTAGGGATATCTGGTAGATGCCCTGATTTCTCTATACTCTGGGGGATATCTTGATTGGGAAAGTCCCTTCCCCTCTATGtgctcattttataaataagggaCTTGAACCTTATCCATAGTCTTAAAATTGTACTTCTGAAACGCTGGGGGTCTGGACCGTTTCCAGGGTGAGGGAGGACCAACTGGAAAATGCCCCAGGCCTCCTGCCCCAGCTCCAGCCAGACTACTGAGGTACTTGGTTTCTGAGTAAGATTTGATTTAAGGAAAGGGCCTCTGCTCCTAAGATAAGTTTGAACACTGTTGATCTAGGTAATCTTTAGTCAAATCCTTTCCAACTCTGATATTATGTGAGCCTGTGGCGGGAACAGTCTAGAGGGGCATGAATCAGACCCAGTTTCCAACTGGCTTGTTCTTAGCAGAGTAGATGGGGAAGGGGCCAGGCCAAAGCAGGGCAAGATGGCCTCAGAGTCAAGAGGGACTTGGACCCACACCCCAGTACTTGGGTGCCATTTTACTGTTGCCTTTCTGAGTTTTGTAACCACTGTGTCTGAAGTAAGGTAGACTGAAGTGAGGCATCTGGTTTCCATCTGGAACccttttctcttgttttgtttgtttcctccttGCCCTAGGGATGTTCAACAGCCCAGAAATGCAGGCCCTCCTCCAGCAGATCTCTGAGAACCCCCAGCTGATGCAGAACGTGATCTCAGCCCCCTACATGCGCAGCATGATGCAAACGCTTGCCCAGAACCCCGACTTTGCTGCTCAGGTATGGAACTTGCCCGAGGGGAGTGTGTTGGGCGCCATTACTTGTGATGATCAAAACACCCTGGGGCCAGGCTGCCGGGGTTTGCATATTGATCTcttccacttcctagctgtgtagGCCacacaagttatttaacctcccagtttcctcatctgtaaaatggtaaaaaAGAAGATAGTTTCTGCCTCAGAGAGTTGTGAGGGTTCAATGAATTAATAGTATAAGTGCTTAGAGCACGGCATAGCACACAGTAAGCCCTGTGTACTTGGGGATGTTAGctgtcattgtcattgtcatcAGAAGGGCTCCTGACTCTCATCCTCATCCACAGTATAGTTCCATTTCCTCTCACTGTTCCACTCAGACCTGCAGGATACTTTGAGATCCTTGGAAAAGCTGGCCAGATTTCCTACAGTGGTGGGGGTGCCGAGGGAGACTGAGGCTGTGGGGGCATACAGAGGGTGGGTAGGCCCAGGCCTCCCCCTATACCTTCACCCTGGCAGATGATGGTCAACGTGCCGCTCTTTGCGGGGAACCCCCAGCTGCAGGAGCAGCTCCGCCTGCAGCTCCCAGTCTTCCTGCAGCAGGTGAGTGAGGACCCTAGAGGGGCGGAGGTTGAGGGCTGGAGTGGACCCTGAGGCCCAGTGGGTGGAACTTAAGGGAGGGTCCGAGCTCAGCTCTGGACTCAGGGTCTAGGCTGCTTCCTGTCTCCTGCCACCTCCTCTTGCCTTTCTCTGCTGTTTCCCACCAGATGCAGAACCCGGAGTCACTCTCCATTCTCACCAATCCCCGCGCCATGCAGGCGCTGCTGCAGATCCAGCAGGGACTGCAGACCCTGCAGACCGAGGCCCCCGGGCTGGTGcccaggtgagggtggggggcaggtgggcagcaagGTTCTGGCTATTTCTCCCCCTCAACTCCTTTCTCTGCCACTCTCTGAGCAGCCATTGTGTCTCTCAgggtctgtttttctgtttcttccaacTGCTTTTCCTTCTGGATCTCATGGTCCCATCCCTTTCTGAGAGGCCATCTCCAACCTCTTGGTCTCTCCTGCCTGCAGCCTTGGCTCCTTTGGGATGTCCCGGACCCCAGCACCCTCGGCAGGCAGCAACACTGGCTCTGCACCTGaggcccccacctcctcaccaGCCCCACCAGCCACATCTTCTCCAACAGGGGCCTCCAGTGCTCAGCAGCAGCTCATGCAGCAGATGATCCAGCTTTTGGCTGGAAGTGGAAACTCACAGGTACGTGGGCAGCGGGGCTGGTGCTGGGACCACCACTTCCATCCTGGCAGTATTAAGGGTAGCAGTAGAATGGAGACAGCAGgg
The sequence above is a segment of the Vicugna pacos chromosome 21, VicPac4, whole genome shotgun sequence genome. Coding sequences within it:
- the UBQLN4 gene encoding ubiquilin-4 yields the protein MAEPSGAETRPPIRVTVKTPKDKEEIVICDRASVKEFKEEISRRFKAQQDQLVLIFAGKILKDGDTLNQHGIKDGLTVHLVIKTPQKAQDPATATASSPSTPDPASAPSTTPASPATPAQPSTSGSATSDTGSGSQRSSGGGPSPGTGEGPPSATASILSGFGGILGLGSLGLGSANFMELQQQMQRQLMSNPEMLSQIMENPLVQDMMSNPDLMRHMIMANPQMQQLMERNPEISHMLNNPELMRQTMELARNPAMMQEMMRNQDRALSNLESIPGGYNALRRMYTDIQEPMFSAAREQFGNNPFSSLAGNSDSSSSQPLRTENREPLPNPWSPSPPTSQAPGSGGEGTGGSGTSQVHPTVSNPFGINAASLGSGMFNSPEMQALLQQISENPQLMQNVISAPYMRSMMQTLAQNPDFAAQMMVNVPLFAGNPQLQEQLRLQLPVFLQQMQNPESLSILTNPRAMQALLQIQQGLQTLQTEAPGLVPSLGSFGMSRTPAPSAGSNTGSAPEAPTSSPAPPATSSPTGASSAQQQLMQQMIQLLAGSGNSQVQTPEVRFQQQLEQLNSMGFINREANLQALIATGGDINAAIERLLGSQLS